In Archangium lipolyticum, a single genomic region encodes these proteins:
- a CDS encoding rhodanese-like domain-containing protein, whose translation MPIPEIDPPTLAHQLSGPHEARPVLLDVRFPDEHAYVALPGSVLIPLPELDERAEELEAFRGRPVVVYCHHGVRSLDGAAYLRSRGLDAVSLRGGIDLYSRAVDPSLPRY comes from the coding sequence GTGCCCATCCCCGAGATCGATCCCCCCACCCTCGCCCATCAGCTCTCCGGCCCGCACGAGGCACGTCCCGTGCTGCTCGACGTGCGCTTCCCCGACGAGCACGCCTACGTGGCGCTCCCGGGCTCGGTGCTCATCCCCCTGCCGGAGCTGGACGAGCGCGCCGAGGAGCTGGAGGCCTTCCGCGGCAGGCCCGTCGTCGTCTACTGCCACCACGGCGTGCGCAGCCTGGACGGCGCCGCGTACCTGCGCTCGCGCGGACTGGACGCCGTGTCCCTGCGCGGGGGAATCGATCTCTACTCCCGCGCGGTGGACCCCAGCCTGCCCCGCTACTGA
- the moeB gene encoding molybdopterin-synthase adenylyltransferase MoeB, with product MSATFRELLSDAKKEIREVSVEDVKRLLDARAPVKLVDVREADEYAGGRLPGALHIPRGFLELRIEDKAARDEELVLYCAGGTRSALAARTLQHMGYTRVASLTGGFNRWSDAHFPVEKPVVLTPAQKERYRRHLILPEVGEEGQARLLKSRVLLLGAGGLGSPAALYLAAAGVGTLGIVDADVVDLSNLQRQVLHTHERAGQPKVESARATLEALNPDVKVLPFHERLTSDNVLRILEGFDLVLDGGDNFPTRYLLNDACVMLGKPNLHGSIFRFEGQVTTFVPGQGPCYRCLYPSPPPPELAPSCAEAGVLGVLPGIIGLFQANEALKLLLGVGEPLVGRLLTFDALGTRFQELKLRRDPKCPVCAPGAKVELIDYERFCASSA from the coding sequence ATGTCCGCCACCTTCCGCGAGTTGCTGTCCGACGCGAAGAAGGAGATCCGCGAGGTCTCCGTCGAGGACGTCAAGCGCCTGCTGGACGCGCGGGCCCCCGTGAAGCTCGTCGACGTCCGAGAGGCCGACGAGTACGCGGGCGGCCGCTTGCCCGGCGCCCTCCACATCCCCCGTGGCTTCCTGGAGCTGCGCATCGAGGACAAGGCCGCTCGCGACGAGGAGCTCGTCCTCTACTGCGCCGGAGGCACCCGCTCGGCGCTGGCCGCTCGCACCCTGCAACACATGGGCTACACGCGCGTGGCCTCGCTCACCGGCGGCTTCAACCGTTGGAGCGATGCGCACTTCCCCGTGGAAAAGCCCGTGGTGCTCACCCCCGCCCAGAAGGAGCGCTACCGCCGCCACCTCATCCTCCCCGAGGTCGGTGAGGAGGGACAGGCCCGGCTCCTCAAGTCCCGGGTGTTGCTGCTCGGCGCGGGTGGACTGGGCTCGCCCGCCGCCCTCTACCTCGCCGCCGCGGGCGTGGGCACCCTCGGCATCGTCGACGCGGACGTCGTCGACCTCAGCAACCTTCAGCGCCAGGTGCTCCACACCCACGAGCGCGCCGGCCAACCCAAGGTGGAGAGCGCCCGCGCCACCCTCGAGGCCCTCAACCCCGACGTGAAGGTCCTCCCCTTCCACGAGCGGCTCACCTCGGACAACGTCCTGCGCATCCTCGAGGGCTTCGACCTGGTCCTCGATGGCGGGGACAACTTCCCCACCCGCTACCTGCTCAACGACGCGTGCGTGATGCTCGGCAAGCCCAACCTCCACGGCTCCATCTTCCGCTTCGAGGGCCAGGTCACCACCTTCGTCCCTGGCCAGGGCCCCTGCTACCGCTGTCTCTACCCCTCCCCGCCTCCTCCCGAGCTCGCCCCCTCGTGCGCCGAGGCCGGTGTCCTGGGCGTCCTCCCCGGCATCATCGGCCTCTTCCAGGCCAACGAGGCCCTCAAGCTCCTGCTCGGCGTGGGCGAGCCGCTCGTGGGGCGCCTGCTCACCTTCGACGCGCTCGGCACCCGCTTCCAGGAGCTCAAGCTGCGGCGCGACCCGAAGTGTCCCGTGTGCGCCCCCGGCGCCAAGGTGGAGCTCATCGACTACGAGCGCTTCTGCGCCTCGTCCGCCTGA
- a CDS encoding HesB/IscA family protein: MDTTTTPASNTTTAPQGTPTSPVRLTEAAVAQVKKVIQEQGFQDYYFSIRVVPAGCSGLGYDLNMVREAKPGDLTWDQDGVKIATDALSNKYLTGTEIDFVSSVTGAGFKFNNPNAKSSCGCGTSFST; the protein is encoded by the coding sequence ATGGACACCACCACCACTCCCGCTTCGAACACCACCACGGCGCCGCAGGGCACGCCCACGTCGCCGGTGCGGCTCACGGAGGCCGCCGTGGCCCAGGTGAAGAAGGTCATCCAGGAGCAGGGCTTCCAGGACTACTACTTCTCGATCCGCGTGGTCCCGGCCGGCTGCAGCGGGCTGGGCTACGACCTGAACATGGTGCGCGAGGCGAAGCCGGGCGATCTGACGTGGGATCAGGACGGCGTGAAGATCGCGACGGATGCGTTGAGCAACAAGTACCTGACGGGAACGGAGATCGACTTCGTGTCGAGCGTGACGGGAGCGGGCTTCAAGTTCAACAACCCGAACGCGAAGTCGTCCTGCGGCTGCGGGACGTCGTTCTCGACCTGA
- a CDS encoding DUF3304 domain-containing protein, producing MLLVALAVLAACKKSKTDAKPDGQPEQSVESPASLEPISLEINGFNYTDLYIDSFEVNGRGGGNIFVSTPESGGGGGTCCASWWPDPKDPMPLKIKWTRGGDRWCEKEVLVTGPVPANPRHLGVHFFPDGHIEAEVTEQFPEVKLRLESVSPVERKKTGNKVADEQVARCQNGYPY from the coding sequence GTGCTGCTCGTGGCGCTCGCGGTGCTGGCTGCCTGCAAGAAGTCGAAGACAGACGCGAAGCCAGATGGACAGCCCGAGCAGTCCGTCGAATCCCCTGCCTCTCTCGAACCCATCTCTCTCGAGATCAACGGCTTCAACTATACCGATCTGTACATCGACAGCTTCGAGGTGAATGGCCGGGGTGGCGGCAACATCTTCGTCAGTACACCGGAATCGGGAGGTGGGGGAGGTACGTGTTGCGCGAGCTGGTGGCCGGACCCCAAGGATCCGATGCCGCTGAAGATCAAGTGGACGCGCGGGGGGGATCGCTGGTGCGAGAAGGAAGTGCTGGTGACCGGCCCGGTGCCAGCCAATCCCCGCCACCTCGGGGTGCATTTCTTTCCCGATGGGCACATCGAGGCCGAAGTCACGGAGCAATTTCCGGAAGTGAAGCTCCGGCTGGAAAGCGTCAGCCCCGTCGAGCGCAAGAAGACAGGCAACAAGGTCGCGGACGAGCAAGTCGCGAGGTGCCAGAATGGCTATCCCTACTGA